The proteins below are encoded in one region of Fibrella aestuarina BUZ 2:
- a CDS encoding IS5 family transposase, producing MTPQWTPLTDYQWAAISPFFNLQRKRKHDLRQILDCIFWLLRTGCQWRNLPPTWPHWQAVYYYFDQWKKADLFERINAAVNQLDRQQAGRDPLPSVLCIDTQSVKLSPMIAEHRGKDCHKLVNGRKRTYVVDTQGRLWVADADAANGHDGALAVPLIVSMLWRCEERLEKIFGDQAYNGVFAKNLAGWGIDFAKASRPESARGFVPVARRWVVERSIGWTNFFRRIVKDYEYTVSYSVNWLYLANIQIMLQRIQVQHQT from the coding sequence ATGACTCCTCAGTGGACACCACTGACTGACTACCAGTGGGCGGCAATTTCGCCTTTTTTCAACCTGCAACGCAAGCGCAAACATGACCTGCGCCAGATTTTGGATTGCATTTTCTGGCTGTTGCGGACCGGTTGTCAGTGGCGTAATCTCCCGCCTACTTGGCCGCATTGGCAAGCCGTTTACTACTACTTTGACCAGTGGAAGAAGGCGGATTTGTTCGAGCGGATCAACGCAGCAGTCAATCAACTCGACCGTCAGCAAGCGGGTCGGGATCCACTGCCTTCAGTTCTGTGTATTGACACACAGTCAGTTAAATTAAGCCCTATGATCGCTGAACACCGAGGAAAAGACTGCCATAAACTGGTCAATGGCCGCAAGCGTACCTATGTGGTGGATACACAAGGGCGGTTGTGGGTCGCTGATGCAGATGCCGCTAATGGTCACGACGGCGCCCTAGCTGTACCACTCATTGTCAGCATGTTGTGGCGGTGCGAGGAGCGGTTAGAAAAGATCTTTGGCGATCAGGCCTACAACGGCGTGTTTGCTAAGAATCTAGCCGGGTGGGGCATCGACTTTGCGAAAGCCTCGCGGCCTGAATCGGCGCGGGGCTTTGTGCCGGTTGCCAGGCGCTGGGTCGTCGAGCGAAGCATTGGCTGGACGAATTTTTTCCGCCGGATCGTCAAAGATTACGAATACACGGTATCTTATTCGGTCAACTGGCTGTATCTAGCCAACATCCAGATTATGTTGCAGCGCATTCAAGTCCAACACCAAACATAA
- a CDS encoding integrase family protein has product MPTQESNLHEPYTDEQVSLIFGKVIERQDYYLLLFIYFIHYTFSRPGKEVRLMKVGDLKPNAVVIPAQHSKNRRVKSPTLTKPIQELIDFLGVRNYANHFYIFGSEGTPGLIPVGKGCYYHRHKKILDELGIIGKYTLYGWKHSGNIRAIQLGVTDASLQLQNGFTERRTLEIYRRKLSAYYNNEIAEKFV; this is encoded by the coding sequence GTGCCAACTCAAGAAAGCAATTTGCACGAACCATACACCGACGAACAGGTGAGTTTGATCTTTGGGAAAGTTATTGAGCGGCAGGATTATTACCTGTTATTGTTTATCTACTTCATTCATTACACATTCAGTAGGCCGGGCAAAGAAGTAAGATTGATGAAGGTTGGAGACCTAAAACCTAACGCGGTGGTAATACCCGCCCAGCACTCCAAGAACAGGCGCGTTAAAAGCCCAACGCTAACCAAACCCATACAAGAACTGATTGACTTTTTAGGGGTTCGGAACTACGCTAACCACTTCTATATTTTTGGCTCGGAAGGAACGCCCGGCCTTATACCTGTGGGGAAAGGATGCTACTACCACCGACACAAAAAGATTCTTGACGAATTGGGCATAATTGGCAAATACACGCTCTACGGATGGAAACACAGCGGTAATATCAGAGCGATACAGCTAGGAGTAACAGATGCCAGTTTGCAACTACAGAACGGCTTTACAGAGCGCCGAACATTAGAGATTTACCGGCGCAAGCTGTCAGCTTATTATAACAATGAGATAGCTGAAAAATTTGTATAA
- a CDS encoding peroxiredoxin — MSLRLGDIAPDFTANTTEGPIHFHEWLGNSWGMIFSHPADFTPVCTTELGRTAQLSDEFAKRGVKVIAVSVDPIDQHHEWVKDINEVNNTTVNFPLIADENREVATLYDMIHPNASEKATVRSVFIIGPDKKIKLTLTYPASTGRNFFEILRVIDSLQLTATYSVATPADWQEGEDVIVTPAVSNDQLEEKFPKGVTFVKPYLRKTPQPNK; from the coding sequence ATGTCACTCCGATTAGGCGACATTGCTCCTGATTTTACGGCCAACACCACCGAAGGCCCGATTCATTTCCACGAATGGCTTGGCAACTCCTGGGGGATGATTTTCTCGCACCCCGCCGATTTTACGCCTGTCTGCACCACCGAGTTGGGCCGTACGGCGCAGCTCAGCGATGAATTTGCCAAACGCGGCGTGAAGGTGATTGCCGTGAGTGTTGACCCCATCGATCAGCACCACGAATGGGTGAAGGACATTAACGAGGTCAACAACACGACGGTCAACTTCCCGCTGATCGCCGACGAAAACCGCGAGGTGGCTACCCTTTACGACATGATCCACCCCAATGCCAGCGAGAAAGCGACGGTTCGGTCGGTGTTTATCATTGGTCCCGACAAGAAGATCAAGCTGACACTAACGTACCCAGCCAGCACGGGCCGGAATTTCTTCGAGATCCTGCGCGTGATCGATTCGCTGCAACTGACGGCCACTTACTCGGTTGCTACCCCCGCCGACTGGCAGGAAGGCGAAGACGTGATCGTGACGCCCGCCGTCTCCAATGATCAGCTCGAGGAGAAATTTCCCAAGGGCGTGACCTTCGTAAAACCATACCTGCGCAAAACCCCGCAGCCGAATAAGTAA
- a CDS encoding response regulator transcription factor — MLVDDHAIVRDGVRLLLEQGDGIDIIDEANDGEEALEKLKKHQTDGTLPDVLLLDISMPGMSGIQTAQQVARSYKNVKILMLSMHNNEDYILRAVEAGALGYILKDSSSDEMMKAIKTVATGEKYFSSPVATIILNGYMQQMRKDPNATVGKTRRSKLSKKEKEILSYLIEGLSSRLIAEKLQLSVRTVDNHRANMMRRLQVRNAAELVRMAVEDKLV, encoded by the coding sequence ATGTTGGTTGACGACCACGCCATTGTTCGCGACGGGGTTCGCTTATTGCTCGAACAAGGTGATGGTATTGATATCATCGACGAAGCCAACGACGGCGAAGAAGCACTCGAAAAACTCAAAAAGCACCAGACCGACGGCACTCTGCCCGACGTACTGTTACTCGACATTTCGATGCCCGGTATGTCGGGTATCCAGACGGCCCAACAGGTGGCCCGTTCGTATAAAAACGTGAAGATCCTGATGTTGTCGATGCACAACAACGAGGACTACATCCTGCGGGCCGTTGAGGCCGGCGCGCTCGGCTACATCCTGAAGGATTCGTCGAGCGATGAGATGATGAAAGCCATTAAGACGGTAGCCACGGGCGAGAAGTACTTCAGCTCGCCGGTAGCCACCATTATCCTGAACGGCTACATGCAGCAGATGCGGAAAGATCCCAACGCAACGGTTGGCAAAACCCGCCGTTCGAAGCTCTCGAAAAAAGAGAAAGAGATCCTTAGCTACCTCATCGAGGGGCTTAGCAGCCGGCTCATTGCCGAAAAGCTGCAGCTCAGCGTTCGGACGGTCGATAACCACCGCGCCAACATGATGCGTCGGCTTCAGGTGCGTAATGCCGCCGAATTGGTGCGCATGGCCGTTGAAGACAAACTAGTATAA
- a CDS encoding Tex family protein, whose amino-acid sequence MPISYDSLVAGRLNLPVRSVTQTLQLLADGATVPFIARYRKEATGGFDEVQIAAVRDQAQALLALDKRRDAILSSITEQGKLTADLRQKLEGATTLTQLEDLYLPFKQKRKTRAMMAIERGLEPLADRIFSLRDPNPEQTARRYISDNPAKAGQAPLTVADALQGARDIIAERISDDADARQRIRLLFEREAIIRSTVKKGKETDGQKYKDYFDFAEPLRRVPSHRLLALRRGEAEGILNVSIAPDEEAALDRLDRQFLGQHYAGAETADRNKASQDQVALAIRDSYKRLLRPALETEFDNRSKDKADEEAIRIFAANLRQLLLSAPLGQKRVMAIDPGYRTGCKTVCLDAQGNLLTETVLNLFASEAEKQRAAQTVQTLVQTHQIDAIAIGNGTAGRETEAFVQRLNLGKPVVMVSEQGASIYSASEVARQEFPDKDVTVRGAVSIGRRLMDPLAELVKIDPKSIGVGQYQHDVDQNALKKGLDDVVESCVNSVGVSLNTASAYLLQYVSGLGPQLAQNIVTYRAQNGAFHSREQLKKVPRLGPKAYEQAAGFLRIANAKNPLDNSAVHPERYELVGRMAADLGCSVADLVQKADLRKQIKPDRYVSATVGLPTLTDILAELDKPGRDPREALTVFAYDERVKTIADLHEGMVLPGVVTNITAFGAFVDIGVKQDGLVHVSQLADRYVSDPNQVVRVHQTVRVKVLEVDTNRKRIALSMKI is encoded by the coding sequence ATGCCTATTTCCTACGATTCACTAGTTGCTGGCCGGCTTAATCTGCCTGTCAGATCGGTAACCCAAACCCTTCAGTTGTTAGCTGACGGCGCAACGGTCCCTTTCATCGCCCGTTATCGAAAAGAGGCCACTGGCGGCTTCGATGAAGTACAGATTGCCGCCGTCCGCGATCAGGCACAGGCTTTACTGGCCCTTGATAAACGCCGCGACGCCATTCTCAGCAGCATTACCGAGCAGGGCAAACTAACCGCCGACCTCCGTCAGAAGCTGGAAGGCGCCACCACGCTTACTCAACTGGAAGACCTTTACCTGCCTTTCAAGCAAAAACGAAAAACCCGGGCGATGATGGCCATAGAACGGGGCCTCGAACCCCTTGCCGACCGCATTTTTAGCCTTCGCGATCCCAACCCGGAACAGACGGCCCGCCGTTATATTAGCGATAACCCCGCCAAAGCGGGACAGGCTCCCCTCACCGTAGCCGACGCCCTGCAAGGAGCCCGCGATATCATTGCCGAGCGAATCAGCGACGATGCCGATGCCCGGCAGCGGATCCGGCTTCTATTTGAGCGCGAAGCCATTATCCGATCAACGGTGAAAAAAGGCAAGGAAACCGATGGGCAGAAATACAAAGACTACTTTGATTTTGCCGAACCGCTGCGGCGCGTTCCCTCCCATCGCCTGCTGGCACTGCGCCGTGGGGAGGCCGAAGGTATCCTGAACGTCAGTATTGCCCCCGACGAAGAGGCAGCGCTCGATCGCCTCGACCGGCAGTTTCTAGGCCAGCATTACGCCGGAGCCGAAACAGCGGACCGAAATAAAGCCAGCCAAGACCAGGTGGCATTGGCAATCAGAGACAGTTACAAACGACTACTGCGGCCTGCCCTGGAAACGGAGTTTGACAACCGCTCAAAAGACAAAGCCGACGAAGAGGCAATCCGCATCTTCGCCGCCAACCTGCGGCAGTTGCTGCTGAGTGCGCCGCTGGGTCAAAAACGGGTGATGGCCATCGACCCCGGCTACCGCACGGGCTGTAAAACGGTTTGCCTCGACGCACAGGGCAACCTACTGACCGAAACAGTGCTGAATTTATTTGCGTCAGAGGCCGAAAAGCAGCGCGCGGCCCAGACCGTGCAGACGCTCGTGCAGACGCATCAGATCGACGCCATCGCGATTGGTAATGGCACGGCCGGGCGCGAGACAGAGGCCTTTGTGCAGCGCCTGAACCTCGGTAAACCGGTGGTGATGGTTAGCGAGCAGGGTGCATCCATCTATTCGGCGTCTGAGGTGGCCCGGCAGGAGTTTCCCGATAAGGATGTCACCGTGCGGGGTGCCGTCAGTATTGGGCGGCGGCTGATGGACCCCCTGGCCGAACTGGTTAAGATCGATCCTAAGTCAATTGGGGTTGGGCAATACCAGCACGACGTCGACCAGAACGCGCTCAAAAAAGGCCTCGATGACGTGGTCGAAAGTTGCGTGAACTCCGTAGGCGTGTCACTCAACACGGCGAGCGCGTATCTGCTGCAGTACGTATCGGGGCTGGGGCCGCAACTGGCGCAGAACATTGTAACGTATCGCGCGCAGAACGGCGCTTTCCACTCGCGGGAACAACTCAAGAAGGTACCCCGGCTGGGTCCCAAAGCCTACGAACAGGCGGCTGGCTTCCTGCGCATCGCCAACGCCAAGAATCCGCTCGACAACTCGGCTGTTCACCCCGAGCGCTACGAACTGGTAGGTCGGATGGCGGCCGATCTGGGCTGCTCGGTCGCCGACCTGGTGCAGAAAGCCGACCTGCGCAAACAAATCAAACCCGACAGGTACGTATCCGCTACCGTGGGGCTACCCACGCTCACCGATATACTGGCGGAGCTCGATAAGCCGGGGCGTGACCCTCGGGAAGCACTCACCGTCTTTGCCTATGATGAGCGAGTTAAAACCATTGCCGACCTGCACGAAGGCATGGTACTGCCGGGCGTTGTAACCAACATTACCGCCTTCGGGGCGTTCGTTGATATCGGGGTGAAGCAGGATGGCCTGGTGCACGTTTCTCAACTGGCCGACCGGTACGTTTCGGACCCGAATCAGGTGGTCCGGGTACACCAGACCGTTCGGGTGAAAGTGCTGGAAGTCGATACGAATCGGAAGCGCATTGCGTTATCGATGAAAATTTGA
- a CDS encoding sensor histidine kinase, which produces MLQLANQHDSVLFVSARNELGSLFKTFERYHIAGRQGTVLGPDGVTSTRSISNSDTVNRLYKAVSPHFIALQVSLNQLLKISGPAQMKSPEAKASIALLLANESLFLEKIDAVIRQYTGELRYKLTRLQRLELIFHILTLLTLAGIGWFVFRPAVDRLRQTLSRLIIAEKRTADVNRKLRSLNKSLKKARQQLYEASQRQLQEQADAQKSRTAYLITGQEEERKRLSRELHDGLGQMLTAIKLQIEGLEVKLSKGRADEVNLATLKNLITQTIQETRSISNNLMPSVLSDFGLSVALRRLAESHNRAEQKSAESAQIEYTVDKEFDSAPLPLDQNVEITLYRVAQESITNAIRHGKARHIRLHLQQQNQQIQFTIEDDGLGFKTQRLTKEPHGQGVHNMHERIKLLNGTFVIHSTPGEGTKISVNIPYHSQLIAHDYDQINVG; this is translated from the coding sequence GTGCTTCAGTTGGCCAATCAGCACGATTCCGTGCTTTTTGTCAGCGCCCGTAATGAGCTGGGCAGCCTGTTCAAAACCTTCGAACGATACCACATCGCGGGGCGACAGGGTACCGTACTCGGCCCCGACGGCGTTACGTCAACCCGCTCGATCAGCAACAGCGACACCGTCAATCGCCTTTACAAAGCGGTCAGCCCACACTTTATTGCTCTACAAGTCAGTCTTAATCAGCTACTTAAGATCAGCGGCCCGGCGCAAATGAAAAGTCCCGAGGCGAAAGCCAGTATTGCCTTATTGCTGGCTAACGAGTCGTTATTTCTGGAAAAAATCGACGCTGTTATCCGGCAGTATACCGGCGAGCTTCGTTATAAACTAACTCGCCTTCAACGACTTGAGCTTATTTTTCACATACTTACCCTACTGACTCTGGCCGGTATCGGCTGGTTTGTTTTCCGGCCTGCGGTTGACCGCCTCCGGCAGACCCTATCACGGTTAATTATTGCCGAGAAACGTACCGCTGATGTTAACCGAAAACTCCGTTCACTTAACAAATCGTTAAAAAAGGCGCGGCAGCAGCTTTATGAAGCTAGTCAGCGGCAACTTCAGGAGCAGGCCGACGCGCAGAAGAGCCGAACGGCCTACCTGATTACTGGTCAGGAAGAAGAGCGTAAACGTCTTTCGCGCGAGCTACACGATGGATTAGGGCAGATGCTCACGGCCATAAAACTTCAGATCGAAGGGCTGGAAGTTAAACTGTCGAAAGGCCGCGCCGACGAAGTGAATTTAGCAACCCTAAAAAATCTGATCACCCAAACGATTCAGGAAACCCGTTCGATCTCAAACAATCTGATGCCCAGCGTGTTGAGTGATTTTGGCCTGTCGGTTGCCCTGCGGCGGCTGGCCGAATCCCATAACCGGGCCGAACAAAAATCAGCTGAATCGGCTCAGATTGAGTATACGGTTGATAAGGAGTTTGACAGTGCCCCGCTTCCGCTTGACCAAAACGTTGAAATTACCCTTTATCGGGTTGCGCAGGAGTCGATTACCAACGCAATCCGGCACGGGAAAGCCCGCCACATTCGCCTTCACCTGCAACAACAGAACCAACAAATACAGTTTACTATTGAGGACGATGGCCTCGGCTTTAAAACGCAACGTCTAACTAAAGAACCACACGGACAGGGTGTGCACAATATGCATGAACGAATAAAACTGCTCAACGGTACCTTTGTAATTCACTCAACGCCCGGAGAGGGCACCAAAATCTCAGTCAATATTCCGTATCATTCACAATTAATTGCTCACGATTATGATCAAATTAATGTTGGTTGA
- a CDS encoding C40 family peptidase, with the protein MPYRFWLLPGLLLFTTACSSTGPLFSSSSSSSRNTASTASRRPAVRPTATAKATKTAAPLRTVDSRTYGSRYVSEVINQARTYTGTPYRSGGNGYDGIDCSGLVCAAFSSVGLKMPRISWQQSEVGYEIEVSDIRPGDLVFFVPESGKEGYVSHVAIVTEVRATNDIRFIHASSSRGVREDNLYSNYFKGRFVKALRPF; encoded by the coding sequence ATGCCGTACCGTTTCTGGCTGTTGCCGGGCCTGTTGCTGTTCACTACTGCCTGCTCGTCAACCGGCCCGCTCTTCTCCTCCTCGTCGTCATCCAGTCGCAACACGGCGTCAACGGCAAGTCGCCGCCCGGCAGTCCGACCTACCGCCACGGCTAAAGCCACCAAAACGGCAGCCCCACTCCGCACAGTCGACTCCCGCACGTATGGTAGCCGATACGTCAGCGAAGTAATCAATCAGGCCCGAACCTATACGGGCACCCCCTATCGTTCGGGCGGCAATGGCTACGACGGTATCGACTGTTCAGGCTTAGTTTGCGCCGCGTTTTCGTCGGTCGGGCTGAAGATGCCCCGTATCTCGTGGCAGCAGTCGGAAGTAGGGTATGAGATTGAGGTGAGTGACATCCGGCCGGGCGACCTCGTTTTCTTCGTGCCGGAAAGTGGTAAAGAGGGGTACGTATCGCACGTAGCCATCGTTACGGAAGTGCGGGCGACCAACGACATTCGCTTCATTCACGCCTCGTCATCGCGCGGTGTCCGTGAGGACAATCTGTACTCCAATTATTTCAAGGGCCGTTTTGTAAAGGCCTTGCGTCCGTTCTAA
- a CDS encoding alpha-L-rhamnosidase has translation MRTLLLTLAGAGLTGLVAAQSTVSQLRVENLTNPLGIGTPQPRLSWQLTSPTRNTKQTAYEIRVSPAEASLAKGAAWQSGRVASDSSVHVGYKGAPLTSGGRYQWQVRVWDQTGKPSAWSGPGTFQVGLLSPADWTARWIGPNPADTAGQPSPLLRKAFTAKKAIRSATAFITAHGMYEAQINGQRVGNAYLTPGWTSYNKRLQYQTYDVTNLLRSGQNAVGVMLGSGWYRGNLAWSNARNHYGSDIALLFQLLITYTDGSTDTVISDGSWQSSTGAVRHSEVYHGELVDARMDKPNWATAGYSASDWHPVVVADYPKNHLVTTVNEPVRKHETFTMPKLIRTPKGEQVLDFGQNLVGWVMLRATGKAGSQVRLTHAEVLDKAGNFYTENLRAAKCENTYVLGGTGQPELFEPHFTWQGFRYVRVEGDAQSIATIDPASFTAVSLYSDMTPTGTFTSSNALLNQLQHNIQWGQRGNFLDVPTDCPQRDERLGWTGDAQAFSRTAAFNFGVNAFFSKWLRDVAADQLPNGSVPFVVPNVLGAGASGSAGWADVATITPWDMYLAYGDRQLLATQYPSMKAWVDYMTKQSKTDENGRPLWNSGFHFGDWLFYRPFDDNDGRSAVTDKYLIAQCFFAHSTQLLVKTAQVLGKTDDVKTYQALLDRVKAAFRQEYVTPSGRLLSNTQTAHVLALQFDMLPESQRAATAQRLVDNIKSYGNHLTTGFLGTPYLCHVLSRFGHDSVAYDLLLQETYPSWLYPVKMGATTIWERWDGIKPDSTFQTPGMNSYNHYAYGAIGDWMYRVAAGLDTDEQQVGYRQLRIRPHLDPRLTQAEATLQTPYGQAKSGWTTTNGNVVMNVEVPANTTALVSIPAKSAAQIRENGQALSVPVRNTAAGYVTVEVGSGTYRFDVSK, from the coding sequence ATGCGTACGCTCTTACTTACCCTTGCCGGTGCCGGTTTGACGGGCTTGGTTGCCGCGCAATCCACCGTATCTCAGCTCCGGGTTGAAAACCTCACGAATCCGCTGGGCATTGGGACCCCGCAACCCCGGCTAAGCTGGCAACTGACCTCCCCCACCCGCAACACCAAACAGACGGCCTACGAAATTCGGGTCAGCCCGGCTGAGGCCTCGTTGGCTAAAGGGGCTGCCTGGCAATCGGGGCGAGTGGCCTCCGATTCGTCGGTGCACGTTGGCTACAAAGGCGCACCGTTGACCTCGGGCGGCCGGTATCAGTGGCAGGTACGTGTGTGGGACCAAACCGGCAAGCCATCAGCCTGGAGTGGGCCAGGTACGTTCCAGGTCGGCCTGCTCAGCCCCGCCGACTGGACAGCCCGCTGGATCGGCCCCAACCCCGCCGACACGGCCGGTCAGCCGTCGCCGCTGCTTCGGAAAGCCTTTACCGCCAAAAAAGCCATTCGCTCAGCAACGGCCTTCATCACTGCCCACGGCATGTATGAAGCGCAGATCAACGGCCAGCGGGTGGGTAACGCTTACCTGACCCCCGGCTGGACAAGCTACAACAAACGCCTGCAATACCAGACCTACGACGTTACGAACCTGCTGCGGAGCGGTCAGAATGCCGTGGGCGTCATGCTCGGCAGCGGCTGGTATCGGGGCAATCTAGCCTGGTCGAACGCCCGTAATCATTACGGGTCCGACATTGCGCTGCTGTTCCAACTCCTAATTACATACACCGACGGCAGCACCGATACGGTCATTTCCGATGGAAGCTGGCAGTCATCGACGGGGGCAGTTCGTCACTCGGAGGTGTATCATGGCGAACTCGTCGACGCCCGCATGGACAAACCCAACTGGGCTACAGCGGGCTACAGCGCATCAGACTGGCATCCGGTCGTGGTGGCCGATTACCCCAAAAACCACCTCGTTACGACGGTGAACGAGCCGGTTCGGAAACACGAAACCTTCACCATGCCCAAACTGATTCGCACGCCAAAAGGCGAACAGGTACTCGACTTTGGGCAGAATCTGGTTGGCTGGGTCATGCTGCGGGCCACGGGCAAAGCCGGTAGTCAGGTACGGCTGACGCACGCCGAAGTGCTCGATAAGGCGGGCAATTTTTACACCGAGAACCTACGGGCGGCCAAATGCGAGAACACGTATGTGTTAGGCGGTACGGGCCAGCCTGAACTGTTTGAGCCCCACTTCACCTGGCAGGGTTTCCGGTACGTACGCGTCGAAGGCGACGCCCAAAGCATCGCCACGATCGATCCGGCCAGTTTCACGGCGGTGTCGTTGTATTCCGACATGACGCCCACGGGTACGTTCACCAGCTCCAACGCGCTGCTCAATCAGCTACAGCACAATATCCAGTGGGGGCAACGGGGCAATTTCCTCGACGTACCCACCGACTGTCCCCAACGCGACGAGCGGCTGGGCTGGACAGGCGACGCGCAGGCTTTCTCGCGCACGGCGGCGTTCAATTTTGGCGTCAATGCCTTTTTCAGCAAATGGCTGCGCGACGTAGCGGCCGATCAGCTCCCCAATGGGTCGGTGCCGTTTGTGGTGCCCAACGTGCTGGGCGCGGGGGCCTCGGGCAGTGCGGGCTGGGCCGATGTGGCCACGATTACACCCTGGGATATGTACCTGGCCTACGGCGACCGGCAGTTGCTGGCAACACAGTACCCCAGCATGAAAGCCTGGGTCGATTACATGACCAAGCAAAGCAAAACCGACGAAAACGGGCGACCGCTCTGGAACAGCGGCTTCCATTTCGGCGACTGGCTTTTCTACCGGCCGTTCGACGACAATGATGGGCGCTCGGCCGTAACCGACAAATACCTGATCGCCCAGTGCTTCTTCGCACATTCGACCCAGCTGCTGGTAAAAACGGCGCAGGTGCTGGGCAAAACCGACGACGTAAAAACATACCAGGCCCTGCTCGATCGGGTGAAGGCGGCCTTCCGGCAGGAGTATGTGACGCCCAGTGGCCGCTTGCTTTCGAATACGCAGACGGCACATGTGCTGGCGCTCCAGTTTGATATGCTGCCCGAATCGCAGCGGGCCGCTACCGCCCAACGGCTGGTCGACAACATCAAATCGTATGGCAACCACCTGACCACGGGCTTCCTGGGTACGCCCTATCTGTGCCACGTACTGAGCCGCTTTGGGCACGACAGCGTCGCCTACGATCTGTTGCTGCAGGAAACGTACCCGTCGTGGCTGTATCCGGTGAAGATGGGCGCCACCACCATCTGGGAACGCTGGGACGGGATTAAGCCCGACAGCACCTTTCAGACGCCGGGCATGAACTCCTACAACCATTACGCCTATGGGGCCATCGGCGACTGGATGTACCGCGTGGCAGCGGGCCTCGATACCGACGAGCAGCAGGTGGGTTATCGCCAGCTGCGCATCCGCCCGCACCTCGACCCCCGCCTGACGCAGGCCGAAGCCACCCTGCAAACGCCCTACGGACAGGCGAAGTCGGGCTGGACGACGACCAACGGTAATGTGGTGATGAACGTGGAGGTGCCCGCCAACACCACCGCGCTCGTATCGATTCCGGCTAAATCGGCCGCACAGATTCGCGAGAATGGGCAGGCCTTGTCGGTGCCCGTGCGCAACACAGCGGCTGGGTACGTTACGGTTGAAGTGGGTTCAGGTACGTATCGGTTCGACGTGAGCAAGTAA
- the hisD gene encoding histidinol dehydrogenase codes for MQIIPFPDRAEWPRLLARPTQSSAQIEPVVAPILAQVRERGDVALIELAARFDQIDLSATGLAVSADELDAAEAQLSDDLKAAIRQAYQNIRTFHEAQKQPIEKIETMPGVTCWRRSVGIDKVGIYIPGGTAPLFSTVLMLGVPAQLAGCREVVLCSPSNHPAIYFAAKLVGVTKVFRLGGAQAIAAMAYGTESVPQVYKIFGPGNQFVTAAKMLVAKEGTAIDMPAGPSEVAIYADDTAVPAFVAADLLSQAEHGADSQVLLVSTSKKLLSAVNLVLDTQLSRLPRRDLAAKAIGNSKAILVDTSADAVELLNQYAAEHLILSVAEAETVAEQITNAGSIFLGNYTPESAGDYASGTNHTLPTNGFARAYSGVSLDSFVKKITVQSITPQGLQGLGPVVEAMAEAESLDAHKRAVSIRLASLM; via the coding sequence ATGCAAATCATTCCCTTTCCCGACCGGGCCGAGTGGCCGCGTCTATTGGCTCGCCCAACGCAGTCATCCGCGCAGATCGAACCCGTTGTGGCCCCCATTCTGGCGCAGGTACGTGAGCGGGGCGACGTCGCCCTGATCGAACTGGCTGCCCGCTTTGATCAGATTGACCTCTCAGCAACCGGACTGGCCGTTTCCGCGGATGAACTCGACGCGGCCGAAGCTCAGTTGAGCGACGACCTGAAAGCAGCTATCCGGCAGGCCTACCAGAATATCCGCACGTTTCACGAAGCGCAGAAGCAACCCATCGAGAAAATCGAAACCATGCCGGGCGTAACCTGCTGGCGGCGCAGCGTGGGTATCGACAAAGTGGGCATCTATATCCCCGGCGGCACGGCTCCGCTGTTCAGCACAGTACTGATGCTGGGGGTGCCCGCGCAATTGGCGGGTTGCCGCGAAGTGGTGCTGTGTTCGCCATCAAACCACCCCGCCATCTACTTTGCGGCCAAACTGGTGGGTGTCACGAAGGTCTTCCGCCTCGGTGGGGCGCAGGCCATTGCAGCCATGGCCTATGGCACCGAGAGCGTCCCGCAGGTGTACAAAATTTTTGGGCCAGGCAACCAGTTTGTTACCGCGGCCAAGATGCTGGTGGCGAAAGAAGGAACGGCCATCGACATGCCCGCCGGCCCGAGCGAAGTAGCCATTTACGCCGACGATACGGCCGTGCCCGCTTTCGTTGCCGCCGATCTGCTGTCGCAGGCCGAGCACGGTGCCGACAGCCAGGTGTTGCTCGTTTCGACCAGCAAGAAACTCCTGTCGGCGGTCAATCTGGTGCTTGATACCCAACTGAGCCGTCTCCCCCGCCGCGACCTGGCGGCTAAAGCCATTGGCAACAGCAAAGCCATTCTGGTTGATACGTCGGCCGACGCGGTCGAGCTACTGAATCAGTATGCCGCTGAGCACCTGATCCTGAGCGTCGCCGAGGCCGAAACGGTAGCCGAGCAGATCACCAATGCCGGATCGATCTTCCTGGGCAACTACACCCCGGAGTCAGCGGGCGACTACGCCTCAGGGACCAACCACACCCTCCCGACCAACGGCTTTGCCCGCGCTTACAGCGGTGTATCACTCGACAGCTTCGTGAAGAAAATAACCGTTCAGTCGATTACGCCGCAGGGATTACAGGGACTGGGGCCGGTAGTTGAAGCCATGGCTGAGGCCGAATCGCTCGACGCGCACAAGCGGGCGGTCAGCATCCGGCTGGCCTCGCTCATGTAA